From a single Carassius gibelio isolate Cgi1373 ecotype wild population from Czech Republic chromosome A18, carGib1.2-hapl.c, whole genome shotgun sequence genomic region:
- the LOC127934549 gene encoding uncharacterized protein LOC127934549, with the protein MDASKEDSSLGRLANDETRNPTCKMRTVEVSRKPHLCLFAVRDILPGEEITYNYGDSDWPWRVKPLNKASAESTDKTRASSLRLHKSPHCVASVSSPELDKVNSNGPHKQSGKSRTSRNKTAASLFFSVATPKSKSPTSPSTSPVQPSSSSPAYRGGECINKAACECGIKNPKALSSTRLRKHIATMSKILNLNENEADQLADFLGHDIRIHRQYYRLPEGTLQLAKMSKVLMAMEKGTLSDYKGKKLDDIEIDPNEQLEAQGDSMSSDEEDSSDLSQTPAPAPIQTDQPVQSEQAVSQEDQGSSNAPKKKWEDSEVKAVERHMMSFIKTCKVPGKQDCERCIHAEPEALRSEHGLV; encoded by the exons atGGATGCATCTAAAGAAGACTCGTCTTTGGGAAGACTTGCAAACGATGAGACCAGAAATCCTACTTGCAAAATGAGAACTGTTGAAGTGAGCAGAAAACCtcacctgtgtctgtttgctgtaCGAGACATTCTACCAGGAGAGGAAATCACTTACAATTATGGAGACTCAGATTGGCCATGGCGAGTCAAG CCTTTGAATAAAGCATCAGCAGAATCCACTGATAAAACGAGAGCCAGCAGTTTGCGCCTGCATAAATCT CCCCATTGTGTAGCTTCTGTTTCCTCTCCTGAACTGGACAAGGTAAACAGCAATGGTCCTCATAAGCAGTCAGGCAAATCAAGAACATCAAGGAATAAAACG GCGGccagtctctttttttctgtagccACTCCAAAGTCCAAGTCACCCACGTCACCTTCAACCTCgcctgtgcagccctcatcatcctcgcCTGCCTACAGAGGAGGAGAGTGCATCAACAAAGCTGCTTGCGAATGTGGCATAAAGAACCCTAAAGCACTGTCATCAACTAGGCTCAGGAAACACATAGCAACCATGTCTAAAATTCTTAACCTTAATGAGAATGAAGCAGACCAACTGGCTGATTTCCTTGGTCACGATATCCGAATCCACAGACAGTATTATCGGTTACCAGAGGGAACACTGCAGCTGGCAAAAATGAGTAAAGTCCTAATGGCCATGGAGAAAGGAACACTGTCTGACTACAAAGGAAAGAAACTTGATGACATTGAAATCGACCCAAATG agcAACTTGAGGCCCAAGGTGATTCCATGTCAAGTGATGAGGAGGATTCCAGTGACCTATCTCAGACACCAGCACCAGCACCAATACAGACTGATCAACCTGTTCAATCTGAACAAGCTGTTTCACAGGAGGATCAAG gtTCTTCAAATGCTCCAAAAAAGAAATGGGAGGACAGTGAGGTAAAAGCAGTAGAGAGACACATGATGAGTTTCATCAAGACATGCAAAGTTCCTGGTAAGCAAGACTGTGAAAGATGCATTCACGCAGAGCCAGAAGCTTTACGCAGCGAACATGGACtggtgtga